Proteins found in one Quercus robur chromosome 2, dhQueRobu3.1, whole genome shotgun sequence genomic segment:
- the LOC126705972 gene encoding uncharacterized protein LOC126705972, which yields MAEPPKTVTPTKHGVGKGLMKGPSKVDEKPPVLLREDSKHALEQISSIISAEDYEDLGNHSTEAMGESGLFAITQAMVMMKGLMGRCLSQETALDRVRAKAEKTEEELLQMRNWRPKIEKKLELSEKARKSLEQTTEEAKKALESKDKEIAELKNEVRQAKDAAVREYRDSDALITELGDSFHQGFMDALRQVRQAYPDVDPSKFKVEDPVQSSVVPVASEDTDDLFDVDDAVVDGASAPAKVDQVEPDTETVPQPVDSADKA from the exons ATGGCGGAGCCTCCGAAGACGgtcactccaaccaaacacgGGGTTGGCAAGGGTTTGATGAAAGGCCCGTCGAAGGTTGACGAGAAGCCGCCCGTCCTTCTTCGAGAGGATTCTAAGCATGCCTTAGAACAGATTTCCTCCATCATCTCGGCGGAGGATTATGAAGACTTAGGCAACcactcgacggaggccatgggggagtcGGGCCTGTTTGCCATTACACAG GcaatggtcatgatgaaggggctgatgggacggtGCCTCAGCCAAGAGACGGCCTTGGATCGTGTACGGGCCAAGGCGGAGAAGACGGAGGAAGAACTCCTCCAAATGCGAAACTGGAGacccaaaatagagaaaaagcttGAGCTGTCGGAGAAGGCAAGGAAGAGCCTTGAACAGACGACGGAGGAGGCAAAGAAGGCTCTAGAGAGCAAGGACAAAGAGATAGCCGAGCTGAAAAACGAAGTCCGTCAAGCTAAGGACGCGGCGGTCCGTGAATACCGTGACTCCGACGCCCTAATCACTGAGCTGGGCGACTCTTTCCATCAGGGCTTCATGGATGCCCTCCGTCAAGTCAGGCAAGCTTATCCAGACGTGGACCCTTCCAAGTTCAAAGTTGAAGACCCGGTCCAGTCATCCGTCGTGCCTGTTGCTTCCGAGGATACAGACGACCTCTTTGATGTCGACGACGCAGTTGTTGACGGGGCATCTGCCCCAGCAAAAGTTGACCAAGTTGAGCCTGACACGGAGACGGTTCCACAGCCCGTCGACAGTGCGGACAAGGCTTAG